A single genomic interval of Pseudomonas sp. FeN3W harbors:
- the prfB gene encoding peptide chain release factor 2 (programmed frameshift) — translation MEINPILNSIKDLSERTLSIRGYLDYDQKHDRLVEVNRELEDPNVWNKPEYAQSLGRERATLAQIVETIDDLTGSLADSRDLLEMAAEENDEGAVDDIVAEVERLREILEKLEFRRMFSHEMDPNSCYLDIQAGSGGTEAQDWANILLRMYLRWADKRGFSAEIVELSEGEVAGIKGATVHIKGEYAFGWLRTEIGVHRLVRKSPFDSGARRHTSFSAVFVSPEIDDKVEIEINPADLRIDTYRSSGAGGQHVNTTDSAVRITHVPTNTVVACQNERSQHANKDTAMKMLRAKLYELEMQKRNAASQALEDSKSDIGWGHQIRSYVLDDSRIKDLRTGVERSDCQKVLDGDLDGYLEASLKQGL, via the exons ATGGAAATCAACCCGATCCTCAACAGCATCAAGGACCTGTCCGAGCGCACCCTGTCAATTCGGGGGTATCTT GACTACGATCAGAAGCATGATCGTCTCGTCGAAGTAAACCGAGAGCTCGAAGACCCGAACGTCTGGAACAAGCCCGAATACGCCCAGAGCCTGGGCCGTGAACGCGCCACGCTGGCGCAGATCGTCGAAACCATCGACGACCTGACCGGTAGCCTGGCCGATTCGCGCGACCTGCTGGAAATGGCCGCCGAAGAAAACGACGAAGGCGCCGTGGACGATATCGTGGCCGAAGTCGAGCGCCTGCGCGAAATTCTCGAGAAGCTCGAGTTCCGCCGCATGTTCAGCCACGAGATGGACCCCAACAGCTGCTACCTCGATATCCAGGCTGGCTCCGGCGGTACCGAGGCCCAGGACTGGGCCAACATCCTGCTGCGCATGTACCTGCGCTGGGCCGACAAGCGCGGCTTCAGCGCCGAGATCGTCGAGCTGTCCGAGGGCGAGGTCGCCGGCATCAAGGGCGCTACCGTACACATCAAGGGCGAATATGCCTTCGGCTGGCTGCGTACCGAGATCGGCGTGCACCGCCTGGTGCGCAAGAGCCCGTTCGACTCCGGCGCCCGTCGCCACACCTCGTTCTCGGCGGTATTCGTATCGCCCGAGATCGACGACAAGGTGGAGATCGAGATCAACCCGGCCGACCTGCGCATCGACACCTACCGCTCCTCTGGTGCCGGTGGTCAGCACGTCAACACCACCGATTCGGCAGTGCGTATCACCCACGTGCCGACCAATACCGTGGTGGCCTGCCAGAACGAACGTTCCCAGCACGCCAACAAGGACACCGCCATGAAGATGCTGCGGGCCAAGTTGTACGAGCTGGAAATGCAGAAGCGCAACGCCGCCTCTCAGGCGCTGGAAGACAGCAAGTCGGACATCGGCTGGGGCCACCAGATCCGTTCCTACGTGCTCGACGACTCGCGCATCAAGGATCTGCGTACCGGCGTGGAACGCAGCGATTGCCAGAAGGTGCTCGACGGCGACCTCGACGGGTACCTCGAAGCCAGCCTCAAACAGGGGCTCTGA
- the lysS gene encoding lysine--tRNA ligase — MSEQPLNQHAIQEEENKLIAQRKEKLAAVREQGNAFPNDFRRDRYAGDLQKQYAEKTKEELETAAIPVKVAGRIMLNRGPFMVLQDMSGRIQVYVDRKTLPAEQVEAVKHFDLGDIIAAEGTLARSGKGDLYVYMNNVRLLTKSLRPLPDKFHGLTDTEQRYRQRYVDLMVNEEVRETFRVRSKVIAHIRKFLAERDFLEVETPMLQTIPGGAAAKPFETHHNALDMPMFLRIAPELYLKRLVVGGFERVFEINRNFRNEGVSTRHNPEFTMLEFYQAYADYEDNMDLTEELFRELAQAVLGSTDVPYGDKVFHFGEPFARLSVFDSILKFNPEILAADLNDLEKARAIAKKAGAKLLGHEGLGKLQVMIFEELVEHKLEQPTFITEYPFEVSPLARRNDRNPNVTDRFELFIGGREIANAYSELNDAEDQAERFHAQVADKDAGDDEAMHFDADFVRALEYGMPPTAGEGIGIDRLVMLLTNSPSIRDVILFPHMRPEL, encoded by the coding sequence ATGAGCGAACAACCGCTGAACCAGCACGCCATCCAAGAGGAAGAAAACAAGCTGATCGCCCAGCGCAAGGAAAAGCTTGCTGCCGTGCGCGAGCAGGGCAATGCCTTCCCCAACGACTTCCGTCGCGACCGCTATGCAGGCGACCTGCAGAAACAGTACGCCGAGAAGACCAAGGAAGAGCTGGAAACGGCGGCCATTCCGGTCAAGGTCGCCGGGCGCATCATGCTCAACCGCGGGCCGTTCATGGTGCTGCAGGACATGAGCGGGCGCATCCAGGTCTACGTCGATCGCAAGACCCTGCCGGCCGAGCAGGTCGAGGCGGTCAAACACTTCGACCTGGGCGACATCATCGCTGCCGAGGGCACGCTGGCACGCTCGGGCAAGGGCGACCTGTACGTCTACATGAACAACGTGCGCCTGCTGACCAAGTCGCTGCGCCCGCTGCCGGATAAATTTCACGGCCTGACCGACACCGAGCAGCGCTATCGTCAGCGCTACGTCGACCTGATGGTCAACGAGGAAGTGCGCGAGACGTTCCGCGTGCGCTCGAAGGTCATCGCCCACATCCGCAAGTTCCTCGCCGAGCGTGACTTCCTCGAAGTCGAAACGCCGATGCTGCAGACCATCCCTGGCGGCGCCGCGGCCAAGCCGTTCGAGACCCACCACAACGCGCTGGACATGCCGATGTTCCTGCGTATCGCACCGGAGCTCTACCTCAAGCGTCTGGTGGTCGGTGGCTTCGAGCGCGTGTTCGAGATCAACCGCAACTTCCGTAACGAAGGGGTCTCGACCCGGCATAACCCCGAGTTCACCATGCTCGAGTTCTACCAGGCCTATGCCGACTACGAAGACAACATGGACCTGACCGAGGAGCTGTTCCGCGAGTTGGCCCAGGCCGTGCTCGGCAGCACCGACGTGCCCTACGGCGACAAGGTGTTCCACTTCGGCGAGCCGTTCGCGCGGCTGTCGGTGTTCGACTCGATCCTCAAGTTCAATCCGGAGATCTTGGCCGCCGATCTCAACGATCTGGAAAAGGCCCGCGCCATCGCCAAGAAGGCCGGTGCCAAGCTGCTCGGCCACGAAGGCCTGGGCAAGCTGCAGGTGATGATTTTCGAGGAGCTGGTCGAGCACAAGCTGGAGCAGCCGACCTTCATCACCGAGTACCCGTTCGAGGTCTCGCCGCTGGCCCGGCGCAACGATCGCAACCCCAACGTCACCGATCGCTTCGAGCTGTTCATCGGCGGCCGCGAGATCGCCAACGCCTATTCCGAGCTCAATGACGCCGAAGATCAGGCCGAGCGCTTCCACGCCCAGGTGGCCGACAAGGACGCCGGCGACGACGAGGCCATGCACTTCGATGCCGACTTCGTCCGTGCGCTGGAATACGGCATGCCGCCGACCGCCGGCGAGGGTATCGGCATCGATCGTCTGGTGATGCTGCTGACCAACTCGCCGTCGATCCGCGACGTGATCCTCTTCCCGCACATGCGTCCGGAACTCTGA
- a CDS encoding flavohemoglobin expression-modulating QEGLA motif protein, whose amino-acid sequence MNSRNNLDEYQTIVRGLSDRIVEAQTPVRVLDAVKWDDATRQAFFAAKGRELPQIDRGYYEGRPLAFDSSAKKQEFQDIERDITRQLGQFNPVGQIMRRMCKEYRMVIRMLEARGTPDFGMISQELYGAASDAFHAGDPTLADLGLMLSDYLNNIADRGDLRDEPKNLTAPQAVELLQKRLDVVFGEGEGVIRVFESDGILADAAAGADYIKIRSDALFNERDVRALEVHEGLVHVGTTLNGQNQPICTFLAKGPPSSTVTQEGLAILMEVIAFASYPTRLRKLTNRTRAIHMAEEGADFLDVFGFFREQGYADEDCYSNASRVFRGSTPDGLPFTKDLSYLKGFIMIYNYIQLAVRKGRLEQIPLLFCGKTTLEDMRTLRQLVDEGMVVPPRYLPQQFQDLNALSAWMCFSNFLNHLSLDRIEADYANIL is encoded by the coding sequence ATGAACAGCCGTAACAACCTGGACGAGTATCAGACCATCGTGCGCGGGCTGTCCGACCGCATCGTCGAGGCGCAGACGCCGGTGCGCGTGCTGGACGCGGTGAAGTGGGACGACGCGACCCGCCAGGCGTTCTTCGCCGCCAAGGGCCGTGAGCTGCCGCAGATCGATCGCGGCTACTACGAAGGCCGCCCGCTGGCCTTCGATTCCAGCGCGAAGAAGCAGGAATTCCAGGACATCGAGCGCGACATCACCCGTCAGCTAGGGCAGTTCAACCCGGTCGGGCAGATCATGCGGCGCATGTGCAAGGAATACCGCATGGTCATCCGTATGCTCGAGGCGCGTGGTACGCCGGACTTCGGCATGATCTCCCAGGAACTCTACGGCGCGGCATCCGATGCCTTCCACGCCGGCGACCCGACCCTGGCCGATCTCGGCCTGATGCTCTCCGACTACCTGAACAACATCGCCGATCGTGGCGACCTGCGCGACGAGCCGAAGAATCTCACTGCGCCGCAGGCGGTCGAGCTGCTGCAGAAGCGCCTGGATGTGGTATTCGGCGAAGGCGAGGGTGTGATCCGCGTCTTCGAGTCCGACGGCATCCTCGCCGACGCGGCGGCCGGCGCCGACTACATCAAGATCCGCAGCGACGCGCTGTTCAATGAACGCGACGTACGCGCCCTGGAGGTCCACGAGGGCCTGGTGCACGTCGGCACCACGCTCAACGGGCAGAACCAGCCGATCTGCACCTTCCTCGCCAAGGGCCCGCCGTCGTCCACGGTGACCCAGGAAGGCCTGGCGATCCTCATGGAGGTGATCGCCTTCGCCTCCTATCCGACGCGCCTGCGCAAGCTGACCAACCGTACCCGCGCCATCCACATGGCCGAGGAGGGCGCCGACTTCCTCGACGTCTTCGGCTTCTTCCGCGAGCAGGGCTACGCCGACGAGGATTGCTACAGCAATGCCAGCCGGGTATTCCGTGGCTCGACGCCCGATGGCCTGCCCTTCACCAAGGACCTGTCCTACCTGAAGGGCTTCATCATGATCTACAACTACATCCAGCTCGCCGTGCGCAAGGGGCGGCTCGAGCAGATCCCGCTGCTGTTCTGCGGCAAGACCACCCTGGAGGACATGCGCACCCTGCGCCAGCTGGTGGACGAGGGCATGGTGGTGCCGCCCCGGTACCTGCCGCAGCAGTTCCAGGACCTCAACGCGCTGTCGGCCTGGATGTGCTTCTCCAACTTCTTGAATCACCTGAGCCTGGATCGCATCGAAGCCGACTACGCCAACATCCTCTGA
- a CDS encoding Bax inhibitor-1 family protein, producing the protein MENSVFARQSSPLDRTLSAGAYNLVIGLTLCWGFWVNWWMVGNIPVESIRSIHPWLFFGGYFASCLTGAWLFHSSNKPWVSFLGYNLVVVPFGLIVNLVVSRYDSALVHEAIRITALVTLGMMALGTLFPRFFASIASALTVALLLVIVVELVELFILGIHHGVIDWIVVLIFCGYVGVDWGRANQIPKTLDNAIDSAAALYMDIINLFLRILRILGRK; encoded by the coding sequence ATGGAAAACTCCGTCTTTGCCCGCCAGTCCAGCCCACTGGACCGTACCCTCTCGGCTGGCGCCTACAACCTCGTCATCGGCCTGACCCTCTGCTGGGGCTTCTGGGTCAACTGGTGGATGGTCGGCAACATTCCGGTCGAGTCCATTCGCAGCATCCATCCCTGGCTGTTCTTCGGCGGGTACTTCGCCAGCTGCCTGACCGGCGCCTGGCTGTTTCACAGTTCGAACAAGCCCTGGGTCAGTTTCCTCGGTTACAACCTGGTGGTGGTGCCGTTCGGGCTGATCGTCAACCTGGTGGTCAGCCGCTACGACAGCGCGCTGGTGCACGAGGCGATCCGCATCACCGCGCTGGTGACCCTCGGCATGATGGCGCTCGGCACGCTGTTTCCGCGCTTCTTCGCCAGCATCGCCAGCGCATTGACGGTGGCGCTGCTGCTGGTGATCGTCGTCGAACTGGTCGAGCTGTTCATCCTCGGCATCCACCACGGCGTGATCGACTGGATCGTGGTGCTGATCTTCTGCGGTTATGTCGGTGTCGACTGGGGGCGGGCGAACCAGATCCCCAAGACCCTGGACAACGCCATCGATAGCGCCGCCGCGCTCTATATGGACATCATCAACCTGTTCCTGCGTATCCTGCGCATTCTCGGGCGCAAATAG
- a CDS encoding TIGR00266 family protein, whose translation MSSHELEYEILGQSAQSVEIILDPDETVIAEAGAMNYMTNGVRFEARMGDGSASGVLGKLWGVGKRMITGESLFLTHFTNEGKGKACVAFAAPYPGTVVPIDLAAAGGKLFCQKDAFLCAAYGTRIGISFSKRIGAGFFGGEGFILQRLEGNGLAFVHAGGTVIRKELNNETLRLDTGCLVAFTQGIDYDIQLAGGLRSMLFGGEGLLLTTLKGTGSVWIQSLPFSRLAERVYEATSQARGETRAGGK comes from the coding sequence GTGTCCAGCCACGAACTCGAATACGAAATCCTCGGTCAATCCGCGCAAAGCGTGGAGATCATCCTCGATCCAGACGAGACGGTGATCGCCGAAGCCGGTGCAATGAACTATATGACCAACGGCGTGCGGTTCGAGGCGCGCATGGGCGACGGTTCGGCGAGCGGCGTGCTCGGCAAGCTGTGGGGCGTGGGCAAGCGGATGATCACCGGTGAGTCGCTGTTCCTCACTCACTTCACCAATGAAGGCAAGGGCAAGGCATGTGTGGCCTTCGCCGCGCCTTACCCGGGCACAGTGGTGCCGATTGATCTTGCTGCTGCGGGCGGCAAGCTGTTCTGTCAGAAGGATGCCTTTCTCTGTGCGGCTTATGGCACGCGCATCGGCATCAGCTTCAGCAAGCGCATCGGCGCAGGTTTCTTCGGTGGCGAGGGGTTCATCCTCCAGCGTCTGGAGGGCAATGGGCTGGCTTTCGTGCATGCCGGCGGCACGGTGATCCGCAAGGAGCTGAACAACGAAACCCTGCGCCTGGATACCGGTTGCCTGGTGGCCTTCACCCAGGGCATCGACTACGACATCCAGCTCGCTGGTGGCCTGCGGAGCATGCTGTTCGGCGGTGAAGGGTTGCTGCTCACCACCCTCAAGGGCACCGGCAGTGTCTGGATCCAGAGCCTGCCATTCTCGCGCCTGGCCGAGCGGGTCTACGAGGCGACATCACAGGCCCGTGGCGAAACCCGCGCCGGTGGTAAATGA
- a CDS encoding OmpA family protein encodes MHKLVTLPTLLALSIGLVACANQPNQNLEEARSSFSALQSDARSSKVAALETQDASNMLDKANKAYLNDADEETVDQLAYLTKRRIELAEQTIALRAAEEELGKASAQRAEARLEARDAQIRKLQEDMQAKQTERGTLVTFGDVLFDYDRAELKPGGMRSVQKLAEFLNDNPERKVIVEGYTDSTGSAEYNQRLSERRADAVRMALVKMGVDSQRIVSQGYGKEYPVASNSDSAGRAMNRRVEVTISDDNKPVAPRSSMR; translated from the coding sequence ATGCACAAGCTCGTAACCCTACCGACTCTTCTGGCACTGAGCATTGGCTTGGTGGCCTGCGCCAACCAGCCCAATCAGAACCTCGAAGAGGCACGCAGCAGCTTCTCCGCACTGCAAAGCGACGCCCGTTCCAGCAAGGTCGCAGCCCTGGAGACCCAGGACGCCAGCAACATGCTGGACAAGGCCAACAAGGCGTATCTGAATGATGCCGACGAAGAGACGGTGGATCAGTTGGCCTACCTGACCAAGCGCCGCATCGAACTGGCCGAGCAGACCATCGCCCTGCGCGCGGCCGAAGAGGAGCTAGGCAAGGCCTCCGCGCAGCGCGCCGAAGCCCGCCTGGAAGCCCGGGACGCGCAGATTCGCAAGTTGCAGGAAGACATGCAGGCCAAGCAGACCGAGCGTGGCACCCTGGTGACCTTCGGCGACGTGCTGTTCGATTACGACCGCGCCGAGCTGAAGCCAGGCGGCATGCGCAGCGTGCAGAAGCTCGCCGAGTTCCTAAACGACAATCCCGAGCGCAAGGTGATCGTCGAAGGCTACACCGACAGCACCGGTTCTGCTGAATACAACCAGCGTCTTTCCGAGCGTCGTGCCGACGCTGTACGTATGGCCCTGGTGAAGATGGGCGTGGACTCGCAGCGCATCGTGTCGCAGGGCTACGGCAAGGAATATCCGGTCGCGAGCAACAGCGACTCGGCCGGCCGCGCCATGAATCGCCGGGTGGAAGTGACCATCTCCGACGATAACAAGCCGGTGGCACCGCGCTCGTCGATGCGCTGA
- a CDS encoding DUF4398 domain-containing protein → MNKAVATHASRFQLPKLAAIALGGLLLTACAGNPPTEQFAVTESAVRSAVSAGGTEYAAVEMRAAQEKWKEAELAMQKENYEQARKLAEQAEWDARVAQRKAEAAKAQKAVEDAQQGIRELREEGMRSVR, encoded by the coding sequence ATGAACAAAGCTGTCGCAACCCACGCTTCGAGATTTCAGCTACCCAAGCTGGCGGCCATTGCACTTGGCGGCCTTCTGCTGACCGCATGCGCCGGTAATCCACCGACCGAACAGTTCGCCGTGACTGAATCGGCCGTACGCAGCGCCGTCAGCGCGGGAGGCACCGAGTATGCCGCAGTGGAAATGCGCGCCGCGCAGGAAAAATGGAAAGAGGCCGAACTGGCCATGCAGAAAGAAAACTACGAACAAGCCCGCAAGCTGGCCGAACAGGCCGAATGGGATGCCCGCGTAGCCCAACGCAAGGCCGAAGCGGCCAAGGCGCAGAAGGCCGTGGAGGACGCACAGCAGGGAATCCGTGAACTGCGCGAAGAAGGCATGCGCAGCGTTCGCTGA